In one Mastacembelus armatus chromosome 19, fMasArm1.2, whole genome shotgun sequence genomic region, the following are encoded:
- the unk gene encoding RING finger protein unkempt homolog isoform X1 — protein sequence MSKTQSQPPSSSAATIAGGPSSSSSSSPAGGSTSPATVLNVQPEKPQHYTYLKEFRTEQCPLFVQHKCTQHRPFSCFYWHFLNQRRRRPIRRRDGTFNYSPDVYCTKYDEGTGTCPDGDECQFLHRTAGDTERRYHLRYYKTGSCIHETDAKGHCSKNGSHCAFAHGSHDLRSPVYDIREVQVMESQGGSGASEGGGGDGQSGQAASTALIEKILSEEPRWQDNNYVLSHYKTELCKKPPRLCRQGYACPYYHNSKDRRRSPHKHKYRALPCPAVKQSEEWGDPSKCEATEGCQYCHTRTEQQFHPEIYKSTKCHDMQQSGSCPRGPFCAFAHVEKPFVPEEPSFPTPTSPPPIRPPDPLPVQETSSSPSRHIPGPGTVSDPFSLSAASCVAEQGLLGSVLSLCEDVSGGAELPSPWAGEGGYGRAPGFEREDQAKQRNFALEQRHRELASTQSKQDLLVFLPVGSPLSLSSSIPSSLAATPPSPAPLGPLGSGISSGMNANALPFYPTSETVESVVESALDDLDLNDFGVSALERSLDSSSGLPSVGVMLGGSQLQSSAPVNIPGSFSSSAPFSSPSPSPPIRPHASPFFSTHLSQPGQSESTFLGPTHSSLGLNGMSTNIWEHFPSAQGSPGTPPTLLPSGPCAETTRLKQELEEAHRTLKQWSHSWRHTAQSWGALKADTEESRAHAARLAMEAERARQAEEEAQRQATVLQEALESLRSGDNPHLALHQLQLIHRLPLESVLSLQAQLCSCLHAVEQVVYRKQRQCCVTCGEQGSVSLPCGHGLQCESCSTSTECPLCPEQTLEHQLS from the exons TCTTCATCTTCGCCCGCTGGGGGCTCGACATCTCCCGCAACCGTGTTGAACGTACAGCCCGAGAAACCTCAACATTACAC ATATTTGAAGGAGTTCAGAACTGAGCAGTGCCCCCTGTTTGTACAGCATAAATGTACACAACACAGACCTTTCTCTTGTTTCTACTGGCACTTTCTGAACCAGCGGCGCCGCAGGCCCATCCGCAGACGGGATGGGACGTTCAACTACAGCCCAGATGTTTACTGTACCAAATATGATGAGGGGACTGGCACCTGCCCCGATGGAGATGA ATGCCAGTTTCTCCATCGGACAGCTGGTGACACAGAGCGCAGATACCACCTTCGCTACTATAAGACAGGGTCATGTATTCATGAAACTGATGCAAAAGGCCATTGCAGCAAAAACGGCTCCCATTGTGCCTTTGCCCACGGATCACATGACCTGCGCAGCCCTGTTTATGACATCAG AGAAGTGCAGGTGATGGAGTCTCAGGGAGGCTCAGGGGCCTCcgagggaggtggaggagatggGCAGTCAGGACAGGCAGCAAGTACCGCCCTCATAGAGAAGATCCTGAGTGAGGAACCACGCTGGCAAG ATAACAACTATGTGCTGTCCCACTACAAGACTGAGCTCTGTAAGAAACCACCTCGCCTTTGCCGTCAAGGTTATGCCTGTCCGTATTATCATAACAGCAAAGACAGAAGGCGCAGCCcgcacaagcacaaatacag AGCGTTGCCATGTCCAGCTGTTAAACAGAGTGAGGAGTGGGGAGACCCCAGTAAGTGTGAGGCAACAGAGGGATGTCAGTATTGTCACACAAGAACTGAACAGCAGTTCCACCCTGAG ATCTATAAATCCACCAAGTGTCATGACATGCAGCAGTCTGGCAGCTGTCCTAGAGGGCCCTTCTGTGCCTTTGCTCATGTCGAAA AGCCCTTTGTACCTGAGGAACCATCGTTCCCCACCCCGACCTCCCCTCCACCTATCAGACCTCCAGACCCTCTTCCTGTCCAGGAGACCTCTTCAAGTCCCAGTAGACACATCCCGGGGCCTGGTACTGTTTCAGACCCCTTCTCCCTGTCTGCAGCGTCATGTGTAGCAGAGCAGGGGCTGCTGGGTAGCGTTCTATCCTTGTGTGAGGATGTGAGTGGTGGAGCCGAACTTCCTTCTCCATGGGCAGGAGAAGGAGGGTATGGCAGGGCACCTGGATTTGAGAGGGAGGATCAG gccaAACAAAGGAATTTTGCTCTAGAGCAGCGGCATAGAGAATTGGCatcaacacaaagcaaacag GACTTACTGGTGTTTTTGCCAGTGGGCAGCCCTTTAAGTCTGTCCTCGAGCATCCCCTCCAGTCTGGCTGCCACCCCACCCAGCCCTGCCCCTCTCGGACCCCTGGGATCTGGCATCTCCTCAGGCATGAATGCTAATGCCCTGCCCTTTTACCCCACCAGTGAGACTGTGGAATCTGTCGTAG AGTCAGCCCTAGATGATCTTGATCTGAATGATTTTGGTGTGTCGGCGTTGGAGAGGAGCTTGGACAGCAGCTCTGGTCTGCCTAGTGTGGGAGTTATGCTAG GAGGTAGCCAGCTTCAGAGTTCTGCCCCAGTCAACATCCCAGGATCTTTTAGCAGCTCTGCTCCTTTCAGCTCCCCTTCaccatctcctccaatcaggCCACACGCATCACCATTCTTTTCTACACACCTGTCACAACCTGGCCAGTCGGAGAGCACCTTCCTGGGGCCTACTCATAGCTCTTTAg GTCTGAATGGTATGAGCACTAACATCTGGGAGCACTTCCCATCAGCCCAGGGTTCACCTGGTACACCCCCCACCCTGTTGCCCTCTGGCCCCTGTGCAGAGACTACCAGGCTCAAACAGGAGCTGGAGGAAGCTCACAGGACACTGAAACAGTGGAGTCACAGTTGGAGACACACAGCTCAG TCGTGGGGTGCACTGAAGGCAGATACAGAGGAGTCACGTGCCCATGCAGCACGATTAGCCATGGAAGCAGAGCGAGCCAggcaggctgaggaggaggcgCAGAGACAGGCCACTGTCCTGCAGGAGGCACTGGAGAGCTTAAGGAGCGGAGACAACCCCCATCTAGCGCTGCACCAACTCCAGTTAATACACAGATTGCCCCTGGAGTCAGTCCTCAGTTTGCAGGCTCAGCTCTGTAGTTGCTTACATGCTGTGGAACAG GTGGTGTACAGGAAGCAGAGGCAGTGTTGTGTAACGTGTGGAGAGCAGGGCTCAGTGTCGCTTCCCTGTGGCCACGGGCTACAGTGTGAGAGCTGTTCCACATCTACAGAGTGCCCGCTCTGCCCTGAACAAACCTTAGAGCATCAGCTTTCTTGA
- the unk gene encoding RING finger protein unkempt homolog isoform X2, with protein MSKTQSQPPSSSAATIAGGPSSSSSSSPAGGSTSPATVLNVQPEKPQHYTYLKEFRTEQCPLFVQHKCTQHRPFSCFYWHFLNQRRRRPIRRRDGTFNYSPDVYCTKYDEGTGTCPDGDECQFLHRTAGDTERRYHLRYYKTGSCIHETDAKGHCSKNGSHCAFAHGSHDLRSPVYDIREVQVMESQGGSGASEGGGGDGQSGQAASTALIEKILSEEPRWQDNNYVLSHYKTELCKKPPRLCRQGYACPYYHNSKDRRRSPHKHKYRALPCPAVKQSEEWGDPSKCEATEGCQYCHTRTEQQFHPEIYKSTKCHDMQQSGSCPRGPFCAFAHVEKPFVPEEPSFPTPTSPPPIRPPDPLPVQETSSSPSRHIPGPGTVSDPFSLSAASCVAEQGLLGSVLSLCEDVSGGAELPSPWAGEGGYGRAPGFEREDQAKQRNFALEQRHRELASTQSKQDLLVFLPVGSPLSLSSSIPSSLAATPPSPAPLGPLGSGISSGMNANALPFYPTSETVESVVESALDDLDLNDFGVSALERSLDSSSGLPSVGVMLGGSQLQSSAPVNIPGSFSSSAPFSSPSPSPPIRPHASPFFSTHLSQPGQSESTFLGPTHSSLGLNGMSTNIWEHFPSAQGSPGTPPTLLPSGPCAETTRLKQELEEAHRTLKQWSHSWRHTAQVVVGCTEGRYRGVTCPCSTISHGSRASQAG; from the exons TCTTCATCTTCGCCCGCTGGGGGCTCGACATCTCCCGCAACCGTGTTGAACGTACAGCCCGAGAAACCTCAACATTACAC ATATTTGAAGGAGTTCAGAACTGAGCAGTGCCCCCTGTTTGTACAGCATAAATGTACACAACACAGACCTTTCTCTTGTTTCTACTGGCACTTTCTGAACCAGCGGCGCCGCAGGCCCATCCGCAGACGGGATGGGACGTTCAACTACAGCCCAGATGTTTACTGTACCAAATATGATGAGGGGACTGGCACCTGCCCCGATGGAGATGA ATGCCAGTTTCTCCATCGGACAGCTGGTGACACAGAGCGCAGATACCACCTTCGCTACTATAAGACAGGGTCATGTATTCATGAAACTGATGCAAAAGGCCATTGCAGCAAAAACGGCTCCCATTGTGCCTTTGCCCACGGATCACATGACCTGCGCAGCCCTGTTTATGACATCAG AGAAGTGCAGGTGATGGAGTCTCAGGGAGGCTCAGGGGCCTCcgagggaggtggaggagatggGCAGTCAGGACAGGCAGCAAGTACCGCCCTCATAGAGAAGATCCTGAGTGAGGAACCACGCTGGCAAG ATAACAACTATGTGCTGTCCCACTACAAGACTGAGCTCTGTAAGAAACCACCTCGCCTTTGCCGTCAAGGTTATGCCTGTCCGTATTATCATAACAGCAAAGACAGAAGGCGCAGCCcgcacaagcacaaatacag AGCGTTGCCATGTCCAGCTGTTAAACAGAGTGAGGAGTGGGGAGACCCCAGTAAGTGTGAGGCAACAGAGGGATGTCAGTATTGTCACACAAGAACTGAACAGCAGTTCCACCCTGAG ATCTATAAATCCACCAAGTGTCATGACATGCAGCAGTCTGGCAGCTGTCCTAGAGGGCCCTTCTGTGCCTTTGCTCATGTCGAAA AGCCCTTTGTACCTGAGGAACCATCGTTCCCCACCCCGACCTCCCCTCCACCTATCAGACCTCCAGACCCTCTTCCTGTCCAGGAGACCTCTTCAAGTCCCAGTAGACACATCCCGGGGCCTGGTACTGTTTCAGACCCCTTCTCCCTGTCTGCAGCGTCATGTGTAGCAGAGCAGGGGCTGCTGGGTAGCGTTCTATCCTTGTGTGAGGATGTGAGTGGTGGAGCCGAACTTCCTTCTCCATGGGCAGGAGAAGGAGGGTATGGCAGGGCACCTGGATTTGAGAGGGAGGATCAG gccaAACAAAGGAATTTTGCTCTAGAGCAGCGGCATAGAGAATTGGCatcaacacaaagcaaacag GACTTACTGGTGTTTTTGCCAGTGGGCAGCCCTTTAAGTCTGTCCTCGAGCATCCCCTCCAGTCTGGCTGCCACCCCACCCAGCCCTGCCCCTCTCGGACCCCTGGGATCTGGCATCTCCTCAGGCATGAATGCTAATGCCCTGCCCTTTTACCCCACCAGTGAGACTGTGGAATCTGTCGTAG AGTCAGCCCTAGATGATCTTGATCTGAATGATTTTGGTGTGTCGGCGTTGGAGAGGAGCTTGGACAGCAGCTCTGGTCTGCCTAGTGTGGGAGTTATGCTAG GAGGTAGCCAGCTTCAGAGTTCTGCCCCAGTCAACATCCCAGGATCTTTTAGCAGCTCTGCTCCTTTCAGCTCCCCTTCaccatctcctccaatcaggCCACACGCATCACCATTCTTTTCTACACACCTGTCACAACCTGGCCAGTCGGAGAGCACCTTCCTGGGGCCTACTCATAGCTCTTTAg GTCTGAATGGTATGAGCACTAACATCTGGGAGCACTTCCCATCAGCCCAGGGTTCACCTGGTACACCCCCCACCCTGTTGCCCTCTGGCCCCTGTGCAGAGACTACCAGGCTCAAACAGGAGCTGGAGGAAGCTCACAGGACACTGAAACAGTGGAGTCACAGTTGGAGACACACAGCTCAGGTAG TCGTGGGGTGCACTGAAGGCAGATACAGAGGAGTCACGTGCCCATGCAGCACGATTAGCCATGGAAGCAGAGCGAGCCAggcaggctga